Below is a genomic region from Streptomyces sp. NBC_00461.
CGGGGCACGGGCGCGAGGACGTCCAGCAGCGGCTCGCTGACATGGTCGAGATCATGGGGCACGCGATGGGGCAGGGTGACGCCATCACCTTCGCCCGCGCCGATGCCGAGTTCCACTCCCTGCTCATCCAGGTCGCGGGCAACCGGATGCTGGAGCACCTGTCCGGGATCGTTTCGGCGGCCCTCCATGTCTCCGGTGGTCCGGTCACCGGCTGTGACCGGCCGAACGAGACCTCGCTGGGGCACCACGGCAGGATCGTCGACGCCCTTGCCACGGGGGACGGCGCGGCGGCCGAATCGGCCATGCGTCAGCTGCTCACGGTCCACCCCGAGGTGGAGCGCGTGGTGCCCGCGCCGCGCGAACACTGACCGCACACCGCGGGCGGCGCGGACGGGGGATGCCTCCCCCCTCCTGAGGCATCGCTCGGTCGTCGAACCGCCTCCGTCGGACCCCGCAGGATCCGCGAGATCCTGCGGGGTCCGACGGCGCAACGGGCCGCGAGGCCCTTGGGGAGCCCCGGCCTAACCCATGGATGACCTTGTCTGTCTATGTCTGACCACTTTTGAGCGCTTACGGGGTGTGACTCGGGCCACGCAGAATGGGCGTAACACTCGCGGAGACAGCGCGATGACCTAAGAGGTGACAGCCGAGGAGGGAATACGGACGCCGTTTGCGGCGCTGTGCATCTTCCCGGCCCTCGCCCGCGCCGTCGGCCCAATCCCCAAGCCGGTGGTCGGCTCCTGTCCGCCTGGATGGGGCCGGAAGCCGTTTTCCAACGTTCCGAGAGGTTGTTCGTGTCGGCCAGCACATCCCGTACGCTCCCGCCGGAGATCGCCGAGTCCGTCTCTGTCATGGCTCTCATTGAGCGGGGAAAGGCTGAGGGGCAGATCGCCGGCGACGATGTGCGTCGGGCCTTCGAAGCTGACCAGATTCCGGCCACTCAGTGGAAGAACGTACTGCGCAGCCTCAACCAGATCCTCGAGGAAGAGGGTGTGACGCTGATGGTCAGTGCCGCGGAGCCCAAGCGCACCCGAAAGAGCGTCGCAGCGAAGAGTCCGGCCAAGCGCACCGCCACCAAGACGGTCGCGGCCAAGACGGTGACTGCCAAGAAGGCCACCGCCACCGCCGCCCCGGAGGCGCCCGCCGTCGGCACGTCCGTCGAGGACGACGCCCAGGCGGTCGCCGCGAAGAAGACGGTCGCCAAGAAGGCGGCGGCCACGAAGAAGACGGTCGCCAAGAAGACGGCGGCCAAGAAGACCAGCTCCTCCAAGAAGGATGACGGCGAAGTCGTCGAGGAGGAGGCGGTCGAGGACACTCCCAAGGGCGCCGACGAGCCCGAGGGCGCCGAGAGCGCGGGCTTCGTGCTCTCCGACGAGGACGAGGACGACGCGCCGGCCCAGCAGGTCGCCGCGGCCGGTGCCACCGCCGACCCGGTCAAGGACTACCTCAAGCAGATCGGCAAGGTCCCGCTGCTCAACGCCGAGCAGGAGGTCGAGCTCGCCAAGCGCATCGAGGCCGGTCTGTTCGCCGAGGACAAGCTGTCCAACGCCGACAAGCTCGCGCCGAAGCTCAAGCGCGAGCTGGAGATCATCGCCGAGGACGGCCGCCGCGCCAAGAACCACCTCCTGGAGGCCAACCTCCGTCTGGTGGTCTCCCTGGCCAAGCGCTACACCGGCCGCGGCATGCTCTTCCTGGACCTCATCCAGGAGGGCAACCTCGGTCTGATCCGCGCGGTCGAGAAGTTCGACTACACCAAGGGCTACAAGTTCTCCACGTACGCCACCTGGTGGATCCGTCAGGCGATCACCCGCGCCATGGCCGACCAGGCCCGCACCATCCGCATCCCGGTGCACATGGTCGAGGTCATCAACAAGCTCGCGCGCGTGCAGCGCCAGATGCTCCAGGACCTGGGCCGCGAGCCCACCCCGGAGGAGCTGGCCAAGGAACTCGACATGACCCCGGAGAAGGTCATCGAGGTCCAGAAGTACGGCCGCGAGCCCATCTCCCTGCATACTCCGCTCGGCGAGGACGGCGACAGCGAGTTCGGTGACCTCATCGAGGACTCCGAGGCCGTCGTCCCGGCCGACGCGGTCAGCTTCACGCTGCTGCAGGAGCAGCTGCACTCCGTGCTGGACACCCTGTCCGAGCGCGAGGCGGGCGTCGTCTCGATGCGCTTCGGTCTCACCGACGGTCAGCCGAAGACCCTCGACGAGATCGGCAAGGTGTACGGCGTGACGCGCGAGCGCATCCGCCAGATCGAGTCGAAGACCATGTCGAAGCTGCGTCACCCGTCGCGTTCGCAGGTGCTGCGCGACTACCTCGACTAGGTCGCCCTCGGACGACATCGAAGGCCCGGTTCCCCAGGTGGGGGACCGGGCCTTCTCGTGCTGTCGCGGGTGCGGGGTGCGACGGACTGGATGACCCTGGGTCTCCCATGATCCACCCAGAGTGAGGAGCCTGTATGCGTCGTCCCTTTGTCCGTGCGCTGGCCCGGCCGCTGGTCCTTGCGGCCGCAGCGACCGCAATACCGTTGCTCTCCACCGCCTCTGTGGCCGCCGACAGCGTGGTCATAGGGAGTTTCCCGATCGACGTGTCAGCGAGCCCGTGGACGGTGGCGCTGTCCAGCCGTGACCGGTTCGGGGGTACGCGTGCGGGGCAGTTCTGCGGCGGTGTGGCCATCGACGCCACGACCGTGCTCACCGCGGCCCACTGCATGAGCGAGGACGTCCTGGGCGCGCCGTCGAAGCGCGTCACCGACCTGAAGGTCATCGTCAATCGTACGGACCTGCTGTCGAAGCACGGCCAGGAGATCCCGGTACGCGACATCCGGGTGAATCCCGACTACGACAGTGCCAACAACGCCGAGGACTTCGCCATGCTCACCCTCGCCGAACCGCTGCCGCGCAGTTCAGTCATCGGGATGGCGTCCTCCGACGATCCTGCC
It encodes:
- a CDS encoding RNA polymerase sigma factor, with the translated sequence MSASTSRTLPPEIAESVSVMALIERGKAEGQIAGDDVRRAFEADQIPATQWKNVLRSLNQILEEEGVTLMVSAAEPKRTRKSVAAKSPAKRTATKTVAAKTVTAKKATATAAPEAPAVGTSVEDDAQAVAAKKTVAKKAAATKKTVAKKTAAKKTSSSKKDDGEVVEEEAVEDTPKGADEPEGAESAGFVLSDEDEDDAPAQQVAAAGATADPVKDYLKQIGKVPLLNAEQEVELAKRIEAGLFAEDKLSNADKLAPKLKRELEIIAEDGRRAKNHLLEANLRLVVSLAKRYTGRGMLFLDLIQEGNLGLIRAVEKFDYTKGYKFSTYATWWIRQAITRAMADQARTIRIPVHMVEVINKLARVQRQMLQDLGREPTPEELAKELDMTPEKVIEVQKYGREPISLHTPLGEDGDSEFGDLIEDSEAVVPADAVSFTLLQEQLHSVLDTLSEREAGVVSMRFGLTDGQPKTLDEIGKVYGVTRERIRQIESKTMSKLRHPSRSQVLRDYLD
- a CDS encoding serine protease, yielding MRRPFVRALARPLVLAAAATAIPLLSTASVAADSVVIGSFPIDVSASPWTVALSSRDRFGGTRAGQFCGGVAIDATTVLTAAHCMSEDVLGAPSKRVTDLKVIVNRTDLLSKHGQEIPVRDIRVNPDYDSANNAEDFAMLTLAEPLPRSSVIGMASSDDPAYKPGTSAMVTGWGDLTGGGDYARSLRATRLHVLPDARCAEAYPGGIDGTYLPKSMLCAGEAGGGHDACQGDSGGPLVAQGKLIGLVSWGSGCGRAGSPGVYTRVSEAVRALGRSGGGSTPGRGADGG